A part of Sulfurifustis variabilis genomic DNA contains:
- a CDS encoding polysaccharide deacetylase family protein translates to MSALKRTIKQALASPLGWRITHRFLREPGVTVLMYHRITRSGEPFPGLDVEMFRAQMKWLRDRCTVIRSVDLLEACRGPRRGRPAVLVTFDDGYRDYHDNAYPVLQELGLPAVVFVATSFIDGGGMIWTDEVHWACRASDVERVRLPWNGESTFDLKRPGERDRLTAACKRYLKDVPDRERVDWQGHLLDVLGVRGREGEAGRQMMTWDEVRATMPGTEYGGHTHGHPILSQLDAAGMEREIRLCRERIERETGAPPRTFAYPNGRAVDYNADTKRLLREHGFELAFTTVEGINGSTVDPLEIRRVPTRGNSLGDFACLVSNL, encoded by the coding sequence ATGAGCGCGCTCAAACGGACCATCAAGCAGGCGCTGGCCTCGCCGCTCGGCTGGCGGATCACCCACCGCTTCCTGCGGGAACCCGGCGTCACGGTGCTCATGTATCACCGCATCACGCGATCCGGCGAGCCGTTTCCGGGGCTCGATGTCGAGATGTTCCGGGCGCAGATGAAGTGGCTGCGCGACCGCTGTACCGTGATCCGGTCCGTCGACCTGCTCGAGGCATGCCGGGGCCCGCGCCGGGGTCGCCCGGCGGTGCTGGTTACGTTCGACGACGGGTACCGGGATTATCACGACAACGCCTATCCGGTCCTGCAGGAGCTCGGCCTGCCGGCGGTCGTTTTCGTCGCCACCTCGTTCATCGACGGCGGCGGGATGATCTGGACCGACGAGGTTCATTGGGCGTGCCGGGCGAGTGACGTCGAGCGCGTCCGGCTGCCGTGGAACGGCGAGTCGACGTTCGATCTGAAGCGGCCGGGCGAGCGCGATCGGCTGACGGCGGCGTGCAAGCGCTACCTGAAGGACGTGCCGGACCGCGAGCGCGTGGACTGGCAGGGCCACTTGCTCGACGTCCTCGGCGTTCGGGGCCGCGAGGGCGAGGCCGGGCGCCAGATGATGACCTGGGACGAGGTGCGGGCCACGATGCCGGGCACGGAGTACGGCGGGCACACCCACGGTCACCCGATCCTGTCGCAGCTCGACGCCGCCGGCATGGAGCGGGAGATCCGTCTGTGCCGGGAGCGGATCGAGCGGGAGACGGGAGCGCCCCCGCGCACGTTCGCCTACCCGAACGGGCGCGCGGTCGATTACAACGCGGACACGAAGCGGCTGCTCCGGGAGCACGGGTTCGAGCTCGCGTTCACCACGGTCGAGGGAATCAACGGCTCCACCGTCGATCCGCTCGAGATCCGCCGGGTCCCGACGCGAGGAAATTCGCTCGGGGATTTCGCGTGTCTGGTGTCGAACCTGTGA
- a CDS encoding glycosyltransferase family 2 protein, which produces MKLVFWTSLVFVAYTYAGYPLLVWALSRLRREPDAAPEAVARWPSVRVIVAVHNEQDRVAAKIANLRELDYPRDKLRIVFVSDGSNDATNDRLAKEADVEVLSYPVRRGKPHALNTAVEAASEEVLVFTDVRQSLAPRALRYLVARLLAPGVGAVSGELVHLDPQTHAAAHIGLYWRYEKWIRKSESRLASNLGVTGALYAIRRVDYKPVPEDTLLDDFEIPMRILRGGKRIVFETRAQVFDELQRSVSGERLRKVRTLTGNFQSFARNPWLFSPLANPVFVQFVSHKVFRLFVPYALALLLVSALLLDGRGYRLAAGAQLAGYAVCALGLAWPRLREHRLVSFLVVFLELNWAAVLALGNFLGGRIDSRWEKT; this is translated from the coding sequence ATGAAGCTCGTCTTCTGGACCTCCCTCGTGTTCGTCGCGTACACGTACGCGGGCTATCCGCTGCTCGTCTGGGCCCTGTCCCGCCTGCGCCGCGAGCCGGATGCGGCGCCGGAAGCGGTGGCGCGATGGCCGAGCGTCCGCGTCATCGTGGCGGTCCATAACGAACAGGACCGGGTGGCGGCGAAGATCGCGAATCTGCGCGAGCTCGATTATCCGCGGGACAAGCTGCGCATCGTCTTCGTCTCCGACGGATCGAACGACGCGACGAACGACCGCCTGGCGAAGGAGGCGGACGTGGAAGTCCTGAGCTACCCGGTCCGCCGCGGGAAACCGCACGCGCTGAATACCGCCGTCGAGGCGGCGAGCGAGGAGGTGCTGGTGTTCACCGACGTGCGCCAGAGCCTCGCCCCCCGCGCGCTGCGCTATCTGGTGGCCCGGTTGCTCGCGCCGGGTGTCGGGGCGGTCAGCGGCGAGCTCGTGCACCTCGATCCGCAGACGCACGCCGCCGCTCACATCGGGCTGTACTGGCGTTACGAGAAATGGATACGCAAGTCCGAGAGCCGGCTGGCCTCCAACCTCGGCGTCACCGGCGCGCTCTACGCCATCCGGAGGGTCGACTACAAGCCCGTTCCGGAGGACACGCTGCTCGACGATTTCGAAATTCCCATGCGCATACTGCGCGGCGGCAAGCGGATCGTGTTCGAGACGCGCGCGCAGGTCTTCGACGAGCTGCAGCGAAGCGTGTCCGGAGAGCGCCTGCGCAAGGTGCGCACGCTGACCGGAAACTTCCAGAGCTTTGCCCGCAATCCCTGGCTGTTCTCGCCGCTGGCCAACCCGGTGTTCGTGCAGTTCGTCTCGCACAAGGTCTTTCGCCTGTTCGTGCCGTACGCCCTCGCGCTTCTCCTCGTGTCCGCGCTGCTCCTCGACGGGCGCGGGTACCGCCTCGCCGCCGGCGCGCAGCTGGCCGGCTACGCCGTGTGCGCCCTCGGGCTCGCCTGGCCGCGGCTGCGCGAGCACCGCCTGGTCAGTTTCCTCGTCGTGTTTCTCGAGCTGAACTGGGCGGCCGTGCTCGCGCTCGGGAACTTCCTCGGCGGAAGAATCGACTCCCGGTGGGAGAAGACATGA
- a CDS encoding polysaccharide deacetylase family protein: MRGIVVFMYHALYRTRAEREAIDPADRPYAVSVDVFEAQLDRLRASGVPVLAPEALCTESPQSGVVLTFDDGHASNRDYAFPALADRGLRALFFVTTDFIGRRPGFCGWTGLREMAEAGMVLGSHGRTHRFFDDLTDDEAGAELAHSRLAIERETGARVETLSFPGGRFRAGQLALARAAGYRRCFSSQVGVWRGGTAAAGSAVPRIPVRADTSIALYARYAAADPLLLARAQATYGLKRLARRMMGNRLYHAIYERFSV; the protein is encoded by the coding sequence ATGAGGGGCATCGTCGTCTTCATGTACCACGCGCTCTACCGGACCCGCGCCGAACGCGAGGCGATCGATCCGGCCGATCGGCCTTACGCCGTCAGCGTCGATGTCTTCGAGGCGCAGCTCGATCGGTTGCGCGCGAGCGGCGTCCCGGTGCTCGCGCCGGAGGCGCTCTGCACGGAATCGCCGCAGAGCGGCGTGGTACTGACGTTTGACGACGGGCACGCAAGCAACCGGGATTACGCATTCCCGGCGCTGGCCGACAGGGGCCTGCGCGCACTCTTTTTCGTCACGACGGACTTCATCGGCCGCCGTCCGGGCTTCTGCGGCTGGACCGGGCTGCGGGAGATGGCGGAGGCCGGGATGGTTCTCGGATCGCACGGCCGTACGCATCGTTTCTTCGACGACCTCACCGACGACGAGGCGGGCGCCGAGCTCGCGCATTCGCGTCTGGCGATCGAGCGTGAAACGGGGGCGCGCGTCGAGACCCTGTCCTTCCCGGGCGGACGGTTTCGGGCGGGACAGCTGGCGCTCGCCCGGGCGGCGGGCTATCGACGGTGTTTCAGCTCGCAGGTCGGCGTCTGGCGCGGCGGCACCGCCGCGGCAGGGAGCGCGGTCCCCCGCATCCCCGTTCGCGCCGACACGTCGATCGCGCTGTACGCGCGCTACGCGGCCGCCGACCCGCTGCTGCTCGCGCGGGCGCAGGCGACCTACGGGCTCAAGCGGCTCGCCAGACGGATGATGGGAAACCGGCTGTATCATGCCATCTACGAACGATTCTCCGTTTGA